The Cervus canadensis isolate Bull #8, Minnesota chromosome X, ASM1932006v1, whole genome shotgun sequence genome contains a region encoding:
- the LOC122435548 gene encoding 60S ribosomal protein L36-like, producing the protein MPQIPAACTDLNTVRPRSQLQFSVPPAARLSDLPGLDALLCHCRAVAVALLFPMAMGLNKGQKMTKNVSKLRHSHLLGRLTKHTKFTRDMIREVCSFTPYERSPMELLKVSKDKQALKFIKKRVGTYICAKRKRKGLSNVLATMRKVAAKKD; encoded by the exons ATGCCCCAGATCCCTGCCGCCTGCACTGACCTGAACACTGTGCGTCCCCGATCCCAGCTCCAGTTCTCGGTGCCGCCCGCGGCCCGGCTTTCTGACCTCCCGGGCCTTGACGCCCTGCTCTG CCATTGCAGAGCAGTGGCTGTGGCTCTGCTCTTCCCCATGGCCATGGGCCTCAACAAGGGCCAAAAGATGACCAAGAACGtgagcaaactgaggcacagcCACCTCCTCGGGCGCCTTACCAAGCACACCAAGTTCACGCGGGACATGATCCGGGAGGTGTGCAGCTTCACCCCTTATGAGCGGTCGCCCATGGAGCTGCTCAAAGTCTCCAAGGACAAGCAGGCCCTGAAGTTCATCAAGAAAAGGGTGGGGACATACATCTGTgccaagaggaagagaaaggggctgAGCAATGTCCTGGCCACCATGAGGAAAGTAGCAGCCAAGAAGGACTGA
- the GPKOW gene encoding G-patch domain and KOW motifs-containing protein isoform X2, with protein sequence MADAEDGVLRPVGSSTAPISFSFNRTSARRWLAGDATPEEKDFLKTVEGRELQSVKPSEAPKELVIPLIQNGHRRQPPTQAPGPSTHTEVLMDGMLSQAVKELIEESKKSLEERENAGVDPTLAIPMIQKGCTPSGEGTDSEPQAETVPEEADYEAVPVEAYGLAMLRGMGWKPGEGIGRTFSQVVKPRVNSLRPKGLGLGANLTEVQALAPTSSYRLPRPDEEQEKDKEDQPQGLVPGGAVVVLSGPHRGLYGKVEGLDPDNVRAMVRLAVGSRMVTVSEYCLRPVSQKEFDKNLNLSQVSRTSPGEQHRTTSSRKTIQDQDSHMWWEDSERKRKHHSDRQDGPAAKNEKAAPRSQHWLHRDLRVRFVDKLHKGGQYYNTKMTIEDVLSPDTCVCRTDEGQVLEGLREDMLETLVPKVPGDQVMVVLGQWAGRVGRLLDRDRTRSRALVQLQREDRVVELHYDAVCQFVGLWDVEED encoded by the exons ATGGCGGACGCTGAAGATGGTGTTTTGCGGCCGGTGGGATCCTCCACTGCCCCAATTTCATTCAGCTTCAATCGCACGTCCGCCCGCAGATGGCTTGCGGGAGACGCGACTCCGGAGGAGAAGGATTTCTTGAAGACCGTGGAAGGCCGGGAGCTGCAGAG TGTGAAGCCCTCAGAAGCCCCCAAGGAACTTGTCATCCCTTTGATCCAGAATGGCCATCGAAGGCAGCCACCAACCCAGGCCCCTGGGCCATCCACACATACTGAGGTCTTGATGGATGGGATGCTGTCGCAGGCTGTGAAGGAGCTCATTGAGG AATCCAAGAAGtctctggaggagagagagaatgcGGGTGTCGACCCCACACTCGCTATCCCCATGATCCAGAAAGGATGCACCCCCAGTGGAGAAGGGACAGACAGCGAACCCCAGGCTGAGACA GTGCCGGAGGAGGCTGATTACGAAGCAGTCCCTGTTGAGGCCTATGGGCTGGCCATGCTGCGGGGCATGGGCTGGAAACCTGGCGAGGGCATCGGCCGAACCTTCAGTCA AGTAGTGAAGCCCCGTGTCAATTCACTGAGGCCCAAGGGATTAGGGCTGGGCGCCAACCTGACCGAGGTCCAGGCCCTGGCCCCTACCAGCTCCTACCGCCTGCCAAGGCCagatgaggagcaagagaaggaTAAGGAAGACCAGCCTCAAGGACTGGTGCCTGGAGGAGCTGTGGTGGTTCTTTCTGGCCCCCACCGAGGCCTCTATGGGAAG gtGGAAGGCCTTGATCCTGACAATGTTCGAGCCATGGTCCGTCTGGCTGTGGGGAGCCGCATGGTGACTGTTAGTGAGTATTGCCTGCGGCCTGTCTCCCAGAAGGAGTTTGACAAGAACTTGAATCTCA GTCAAGTGAGCAGAACTTCCCCTGGGGAACAGCACAGAACAACCTCATCACGGAAGACCATCCAGGATCAGGACAGCCACATGTGGTGGGAGGATTCAGAGAGGAAGCGGAAACACCATTCAGACCG ACAAGATGGGCCTGCAGCCAAGAATGAGAAAGCAGCCCCCCGGAGTCAGCACTGGCTGCACAGAGATCTGCGAGTGCGGTTTGTGGACAAGCTGCACAAGGGCGGCCAGTATTACAACACCAAG ATGACAATTGAAGATGTCCTGAGCCCAGACACCTGTGTGTGTCGGACAGATGAAGGCCAGGTCTTGGAAG GCCTGAGGGAAGacatgctggagaccctggtccCCAAGGTCCCAGGCGACCAAGTGATGGTGGTGCTGGGGCAATGGGCTGGAAGG GTGGGCCGTCTGCTGGACCGGGACAGAACACGGAGCCGGGCTCTGGTACAGCTGCAGAGAGAAGACAGGGTGGTGGAGCTTCACTATGATGCCGTCTGCCAGTTTGTGGGTCTCTGGGACGTGGAGGAAGACTGA
- the GPKOW gene encoding G-patch domain and KOW motifs-containing protein isoform X3, translating into MTGLLVAQAKRVKPSEAPKELVIPLIQNGHRRQPPTQAPGPSTHTEVLMDGMLSQAVKELIEESKKSLEERENAGVDPTLAIPMIQKGCTPSGEGTDSEPQAETVPEEADYEAVPVEAYGLAMLRGMGWKPGEGIGRTFSQVVKPRVNSLRPKGLGLGANLTEVQALAPTSSYRLPRPDEEQEKDKEDQPQGLVPGGAVVVLSGPHRGLYGKVEGLDPDNVRAMVRLAVGSRMVTVSEYCLRPVSQKEFDKNLNLSQVSRTSPGEQHRTTSSRKTIQDQDSHMWWEDSERKRKHHSDRWDTEHLRQDGPAAKNEKAAPRSQHWLHRDLRVRFVDKLHKGGQYYNTKMTIEDVLSPDTCVCRTDEGQVLEGLREDMLETLVPKVPGDQVMVVLGQWAGRVGRLLDRDRTRSRALVQLQREDRVVELHYDAVCQFVGLWDVEED; encoded by the exons ATGACAGGACTCCTAGTGGCCCAGGCGAAGCG TGTGAAGCCCTCAGAAGCCCCCAAGGAACTTGTCATCCCTTTGATCCAGAATGGCCATCGAAGGCAGCCACCAACCCAGGCCCCTGGGCCATCCACACATACTGAGGTCTTGATGGATGGGATGCTGTCGCAGGCTGTGAAGGAGCTCATTGAGG AATCCAAGAAGtctctggaggagagagagaatgcGGGTGTCGACCCCACACTCGCTATCCCCATGATCCAGAAAGGATGCACCCCCAGTGGAGAAGGGACAGACAGCGAACCCCAGGCTGAGACA GTGCCGGAGGAGGCTGATTACGAAGCAGTCCCTGTTGAGGCCTATGGGCTGGCCATGCTGCGGGGCATGGGCTGGAAACCTGGCGAGGGCATCGGCCGAACCTTCAGTCA AGTAGTGAAGCCCCGTGTCAATTCACTGAGGCCCAAGGGATTAGGGCTGGGCGCCAACCTGACCGAGGTCCAGGCCCTGGCCCCTACCAGCTCCTACCGCCTGCCAAGGCCagatgaggagcaagagaaggaTAAGGAAGACCAGCCTCAAGGACTGGTGCCTGGAGGAGCTGTGGTGGTTCTTTCTGGCCCCCACCGAGGCCTCTATGGGAAG gtGGAAGGCCTTGATCCTGACAATGTTCGAGCCATGGTCCGTCTGGCTGTGGGGAGCCGCATGGTGACTGTTAGTGAGTATTGCCTGCGGCCTGTCTCCCAGAAGGAGTTTGACAAGAACTTGAATCTCA GTCAAGTGAGCAGAACTTCCCCTGGGGAACAGCACAGAACAACCTCATCACGGAAGACCATCCAGGATCAGGACAGCCACATGTGGTGGGAGGATTCAGAGAGGAAGCGGAAACACCATTCAGACCGGTGGGACACTGAGCATCTCAG ACAAGATGGGCCTGCAGCCAAGAATGAGAAAGCAGCCCCCCGGAGTCAGCACTGGCTGCACAGAGATCTGCGAGTGCGGTTTGTGGACAAGCTGCACAAGGGCGGCCAGTATTACAACACCAAG ATGACAATTGAAGATGTCCTGAGCCCAGACACCTGTGTGTGTCGGACAGATGAAGGCCAGGTCTTGGAAG GCCTGAGGGAAGacatgctggagaccctggtccCCAAGGTCCCAGGCGACCAAGTGATGGTGGTGCTGGGGCAATGGGCTGGAAGG GTGGGCCGTCTGCTGGACCGGGACAGAACACGGAGCCGGGCTCTGGTACAGCTGCAGAGAGAAGACAGGGTGGTGGAGCTTCACTATGATGCCGTCTGCCAGTTTGTGGGTCTCTGGGACGTGGAGGAAGACTGA
- the WDR45 gene encoding WD repeat domain phosphoinositide-interacting protein 4 isoform X3, translated as MTQQPLRGVTSLRFNQDQSCFCCAMETGVRIYNVEPLMEKGHLDHEQVGSMGLVEMLHRSNLLALVGGGSSPKFSEISGLPLTLHVGPDNTPTCQAVLIWDDAREGKDSKDKLVLEFTFTKPVLAVRMRHDKIVIVLKNRIYVYSFPDNPRKLFEFDTRDNPKGLCDLCPSLEKQLLVFPGHKCGSLQLVDLASTKPGTSSAPFTINAHQSDVACVSLNQPGTVVASASQKGTLIRLFDTQSKEKLVELRRGTDPATLYCINFSHDSSFLCASSDKGTVHIFALKDTRLNRRSALARVGKVGPMIGQYVDSQWSLASFTVPAESACICAFGRNTSKNVNSVIAICVDGTFHKYVFTPDGNCNREAFDVYLDICDDDDF; from the exons ATGACTCAGCAGCCACTTCGAGGTGTGACCAGTCTGCGTTTCAACCAAGACCAAA GCTGCTTTTGCTGCGCTATGGAGACAGGTGTGCGCATCTACAACGTGGAGCCATTGATGGAGAAGGGGCATCTGG ACCATGAGCAGGTGGGCAGCATGGGCCTGGTGGAAATGCTGCACCGCTCCAACCTGCTGGCCCTGGTGGGCGGTGGTAGCAGCCCCAAGTTCTCAGAGATCTCAG GGCTGCCCCTCACCCTACACGTTGGCCCCGACAACacacccacctgccaagcagtGCTGATCTGGGACGATGCCCGGGAGGGCAAGGACTCCAAGGACAAGCTGGTGCTGGAGTTCACCTTCACCAAGCCAGTGCTGGCTGTGCGCATGCGCCATGACAA AATCGTGATCGTGCTGAAGAACCGCATCTATGTATACTCCTTCCCTGACAATCCCCGAAAGCTGTTTGAATTTGACACCCGGGACAACCCCAAGG GGCTCTGTGACCTCTGCCCCAGCCTGGAGAAACAACTGCTAGTGTTTCCAGGACACAAGTGCGGGAGCCTACAACTTGTG GACCTGGCAAGCACAAAGCCTGGCACTTCATCTGCTCCGTTTACCATCAATGCACATCAGAGCGACGTGGCCTGTGTGTCTCTGAACCAGCCAGGCACGGTAGTGGCCTCGGCCTCTCAGAAGGGCACACTTATTCGCCTTTTTGACACACAGTCCAAGGAGAAACTGGTGGAATTGCGTCGAGGCACCGACCCTGCCACCCTCTACTG CATCAACTTTAGCCATGATTCCTCCTTCCTGTGTGCATCCAGTGATAAGGGCACAGTCCATATCTTTGCTCTCAAGGATACCCGCCTCAACCGCCGTTCTGC GCTGGCTCGCGTGGGCAAGGTGGGGCCTATGATTGGGCAGTATGTGGACTCTCAGTGGAGCCTGGCGAGCTTCACCGTGCCTGCTGAGTCAGCCTGCATCTGTGCTTTTGGTCGAAATACTTCCAAGAATGTCAACTCTGTCATTG CCATCTGTGTAGATGGGACCTTCCACAAATATGTCTTCACTCCGGATGGAAACTGCAACCGAGAGGCTTTCGACGTGTACCTTGACATCTGTGATGATGATGACTTTTAA
- the WDR45 gene encoding WD repeat domain phosphoinositide-interacting protein 4 isoform X1 encodes MTQQPLRGVTSLRFNQDQSCFCCAMETGVRIYNVEPLMEKGHLDHEQVGSMGLVEMLHRSNLLALVGGGSSPKFSEISGVGLVSPGLPLTLHVGPDNTPTCQAVLIWDDAREGKDSKDKLVLEFTFTKPVLAVRMRHDKIVIVLKNRIYVYSFPDNPRKLFEFDTRDNPKGLCDLCPSLEKQLLVFPGHKCGSLQLVDLASTKPGTSSAPFTINAHQSDVACVSLNQPGTVVASASQKGTLIRLFDTQSKEKLVELRRGTDPATLYCINFSHDSSFLCASSDKGTVHIFALKDTRLNRRSALARVGKVGPMIGQYVDSQWSLASFTVPAESACICAFGRNTSKNVNSVIAICVDGTFHKYVFTPDGNCNREAFDVYLDICDDDDF; translated from the exons ATGACTCAGCAGCCACTTCGAGGTGTGACCAGTCTGCGTTTCAACCAAGACCAAA GCTGCTTTTGCTGCGCTATGGAGACAGGTGTGCGCATCTACAACGTGGAGCCATTGATGGAGAAGGGGCATCTGG ACCATGAGCAGGTGGGCAGCATGGGCCTGGTGGAAATGCTGCACCGCTCCAACCTGCTGGCCCTGGTGGGCGGTGGTAGCAGCCCCAAGTTCTCAGAGATCTCAG GGGTAGGTCTTGTGTCACCAGGGCTGCCCCTCACCCTACACGTTGGCCCCGACAACacacccacctgccaagcagtGCTGATCTGGGACGATGCCCGGGAGGGCAAGGACTCCAAGGACAAGCTGGTGCTGGAGTTCACCTTCACCAAGCCAGTGCTGGCTGTGCGCATGCGCCATGACAA AATCGTGATCGTGCTGAAGAACCGCATCTATGTATACTCCTTCCCTGACAATCCCCGAAAGCTGTTTGAATTTGACACCCGGGACAACCCCAAGG GGCTCTGTGACCTCTGCCCCAGCCTGGAGAAACAACTGCTAGTGTTTCCAGGACACAAGTGCGGGAGCCTACAACTTGTG GACCTGGCAAGCACAAAGCCTGGCACTTCATCTGCTCCGTTTACCATCAATGCACATCAGAGCGACGTGGCCTGTGTGTCTCTGAACCAGCCAGGCACGGTAGTGGCCTCGGCCTCTCAGAAGGGCACACTTATTCGCCTTTTTGACACACAGTCCAAGGAGAAACTGGTGGAATTGCGTCGAGGCACCGACCCTGCCACCCTCTACTG CATCAACTTTAGCCATGATTCCTCCTTCCTGTGTGCATCCAGTGATAAGGGCACAGTCCATATCTTTGCTCTCAAGGATACCCGCCTCAACCGCCGTTCTGC GCTGGCTCGCGTGGGCAAGGTGGGGCCTATGATTGGGCAGTATGTGGACTCTCAGTGGAGCCTGGCGAGCTTCACCGTGCCTGCTGAGTCAGCCTGCATCTGTGCTTTTGGTCGAAATACTTCCAAGAATGTCAACTCTGTCATTG CCATCTGTGTAGATGGGACCTTCCACAAATATGTCTTCACTCCGGATGGAAACTGCAACCGAGAGGCTTTCGACGTGTACCTTGACATCTGTGATGATGATGACTTTTAA
- the GPKOW gene encoding G-patch domain and KOW motifs-containing protein isoform X1, translating to MADAEDGVLRPVGSSTAPISFSFNRTSARRWLAGDATPEEKDFLKTVEGRELQSVKPSEAPKELVIPLIQNGHRRQPPTQAPGPSTHTEVLMDGMLSQAVKELIEESKKSLEERENAGVDPTLAIPMIQKGCTPSGEGTDSEPQAETVPEEADYEAVPVEAYGLAMLRGMGWKPGEGIGRTFSQVVKPRVNSLRPKGLGLGANLTEVQALAPTSSYRLPRPDEEQEKDKEDQPQGLVPGGAVVVLSGPHRGLYGKVEGLDPDNVRAMVRLAVGSRMVTVSEYCLRPVSQKEFDKNLNLSQVSRTSPGEQHRTTSSRKTIQDQDSHMWWEDSERKRKHHSDRWDTEHLRQDGPAAKNEKAAPRSQHWLHRDLRVRFVDKLHKGGQYYNTKMTIEDVLSPDTCVCRTDEGQVLEGLREDMLETLVPKVPGDQVMVVLGQWAGRVGRLLDRDRTRSRALVQLQREDRVVELHYDAVCQFVGLWDVEED from the exons ATGGCGGACGCTGAAGATGGTGTTTTGCGGCCGGTGGGATCCTCCACTGCCCCAATTTCATTCAGCTTCAATCGCACGTCCGCCCGCAGATGGCTTGCGGGAGACGCGACTCCGGAGGAGAAGGATTTCTTGAAGACCGTGGAAGGCCGGGAGCTGCAGAG TGTGAAGCCCTCAGAAGCCCCCAAGGAACTTGTCATCCCTTTGATCCAGAATGGCCATCGAAGGCAGCCACCAACCCAGGCCCCTGGGCCATCCACACATACTGAGGTCTTGATGGATGGGATGCTGTCGCAGGCTGTGAAGGAGCTCATTGAGG AATCCAAGAAGtctctggaggagagagagaatgcGGGTGTCGACCCCACACTCGCTATCCCCATGATCCAGAAAGGATGCACCCCCAGTGGAGAAGGGACAGACAGCGAACCCCAGGCTGAGACA GTGCCGGAGGAGGCTGATTACGAAGCAGTCCCTGTTGAGGCCTATGGGCTGGCCATGCTGCGGGGCATGGGCTGGAAACCTGGCGAGGGCATCGGCCGAACCTTCAGTCA AGTAGTGAAGCCCCGTGTCAATTCACTGAGGCCCAAGGGATTAGGGCTGGGCGCCAACCTGACCGAGGTCCAGGCCCTGGCCCCTACCAGCTCCTACCGCCTGCCAAGGCCagatgaggagcaagagaaggaTAAGGAAGACCAGCCTCAAGGACTGGTGCCTGGAGGAGCTGTGGTGGTTCTTTCTGGCCCCCACCGAGGCCTCTATGGGAAG gtGGAAGGCCTTGATCCTGACAATGTTCGAGCCATGGTCCGTCTGGCTGTGGGGAGCCGCATGGTGACTGTTAGTGAGTATTGCCTGCGGCCTGTCTCCCAGAAGGAGTTTGACAAGAACTTGAATCTCA GTCAAGTGAGCAGAACTTCCCCTGGGGAACAGCACAGAACAACCTCATCACGGAAGACCATCCAGGATCAGGACAGCCACATGTGGTGGGAGGATTCAGAGAGGAAGCGGAAACACCATTCAGACCGGTGGGACACTGAGCATCTCAG ACAAGATGGGCCTGCAGCCAAGAATGAGAAAGCAGCCCCCCGGAGTCAGCACTGGCTGCACAGAGATCTGCGAGTGCGGTTTGTGGACAAGCTGCACAAGGGCGGCCAGTATTACAACACCAAG ATGACAATTGAAGATGTCCTGAGCCCAGACACCTGTGTGTGTCGGACAGATGAAGGCCAGGTCTTGGAAG GCCTGAGGGAAGacatgctggagaccctggtccCCAAGGTCCCAGGCGACCAAGTGATGGTGGTGCTGGGGCAATGGGCTGGAAGG GTGGGCCGTCTGCTGGACCGGGACAGAACACGGAGCCGGGCTCTGGTACAGCTGCAGAGAGAAGACAGGGTGGTGGAGCTTCACTATGATGCCGTCTGCCAGTTTGTGGGTCTCTGGGACGTGGAGGAAGACTGA
- the GPKOW gene encoding G-patch domain and KOW motifs-containing protein isoform X4 yields the protein MDGMLSQAVKELIEESKKSLEERENAGVDPTLAIPMIQKGCTPSGEGTDSEPQAETVPEEADYEAVPVEAYGLAMLRGMGWKPGEGIGRTFSQVVKPRVNSLRPKGLGLGANLTEVQALAPTSSYRLPRPDEEQEKDKEDQPQGLVPGGAVVVLSGPHRGLYGKVEGLDPDNVRAMVRLAVGSRMVTVSEYCLRPVSQKEFDKNLNLSQVSRTSPGEQHRTTSSRKTIQDQDSHMWWEDSERKRKHHSDRWDTEHLRQDGPAAKNEKAAPRSQHWLHRDLRVRFVDKLHKGGQYYNTKMTIEDVLSPDTCVCRTDEGQVLEGLREDMLETLVPKVPGDQVMVVLGQWAGRVGRLLDRDRTRSRALVQLQREDRVVELHYDAVCQFVGLWDVEED from the exons ATGGATGGGATGCTGTCGCAGGCTGTGAAGGAGCTCATTGAGG AATCCAAGAAGtctctggaggagagagagaatgcGGGTGTCGACCCCACACTCGCTATCCCCATGATCCAGAAAGGATGCACCCCCAGTGGAGAAGGGACAGACAGCGAACCCCAGGCTGAGACA GTGCCGGAGGAGGCTGATTACGAAGCAGTCCCTGTTGAGGCCTATGGGCTGGCCATGCTGCGGGGCATGGGCTGGAAACCTGGCGAGGGCATCGGCCGAACCTTCAGTCA AGTAGTGAAGCCCCGTGTCAATTCACTGAGGCCCAAGGGATTAGGGCTGGGCGCCAACCTGACCGAGGTCCAGGCCCTGGCCCCTACCAGCTCCTACCGCCTGCCAAGGCCagatgaggagcaagagaaggaTAAGGAAGACCAGCCTCAAGGACTGGTGCCTGGAGGAGCTGTGGTGGTTCTTTCTGGCCCCCACCGAGGCCTCTATGGGAAG gtGGAAGGCCTTGATCCTGACAATGTTCGAGCCATGGTCCGTCTGGCTGTGGGGAGCCGCATGGTGACTGTTAGTGAGTATTGCCTGCGGCCTGTCTCCCAGAAGGAGTTTGACAAGAACTTGAATCTCA GTCAAGTGAGCAGAACTTCCCCTGGGGAACAGCACAGAACAACCTCATCACGGAAGACCATCCAGGATCAGGACAGCCACATGTGGTGGGAGGATTCAGAGAGGAAGCGGAAACACCATTCAGACCGGTGGGACACTGAGCATCTCAG ACAAGATGGGCCTGCAGCCAAGAATGAGAAAGCAGCCCCCCGGAGTCAGCACTGGCTGCACAGAGATCTGCGAGTGCGGTTTGTGGACAAGCTGCACAAGGGCGGCCAGTATTACAACACCAAG ATGACAATTGAAGATGTCCTGAGCCCAGACACCTGTGTGTGTCGGACAGATGAAGGCCAGGTCTTGGAAG GCCTGAGGGAAGacatgctggagaccctggtccCCAAGGTCCCAGGCGACCAAGTGATGGTGGTGCTGGGGCAATGGGCTGGAAGG GTGGGCCGTCTGCTGGACCGGGACAGAACACGGAGCCGGGCTCTGGTACAGCTGCAGAGAGAAGACAGGGTGGTGGAGCTTCACTATGATGCCGTCTGCCAGTTTGTGGGTCTCTGGGACGTGGAGGAAGACTGA
- the WDR45 gene encoding WD repeat domain phosphoinositide-interacting protein 4 isoform X2 — MTQQPLRGVTSLRFNQDQSCFCCAMETGVRIYNVEPLMEKGHLDHEQVGSMGLVEMLHRSNLLALVGGGSSPKFSEISGLVSPGLPLTLHVGPDNTPTCQAVLIWDDAREGKDSKDKLVLEFTFTKPVLAVRMRHDKIVIVLKNRIYVYSFPDNPRKLFEFDTRDNPKGLCDLCPSLEKQLLVFPGHKCGSLQLVDLASTKPGTSSAPFTINAHQSDVACVSLNQPGTVVASASQKGTLIRLFDTQSKEKLVELRRGTDPATLYCINFSHDSSFLCASSDKGTVHIFALKDTRLNRRSALARVGKVGPMIGQYVDSQWSLASFTVPAESACICAFGRNTSKNVNSVIAICVDGTFHKYVFTPDGNCNREAFDVYLDICDDDDF; from the exons ATGACTCAGCAGCCACTTCGAGGTGTGACCAGTCTGCGTTTCAACCAAGACCAAA GCTGCTTTTGCTGCGCTATGGAGACAGGTGTGCGCATCTACAACGTGGAGCCATTGATGGAGAAGGGGCATCTGG ACCATGAGCAGGTGGGCAGCATGGGCCTGGTGGAAATGCTGCACCGCTCCAACCTGCTGGCCCTGGTGGGCGGTGGTAGCAGCCCCAAGTTCTCAGAGATCTCAG GTCTTGTGTCACCAGGGCTGCCCCTCACCCTACACGTTGGCCCCGACAACacacccacctgccaagcagtGCTGATCTGGGACGATGCCCGGGAGGGCAAGGACTCCAAGGACAAGCTGGTGCTGGAGTTCACCTTCACCAAGCCAGTGCTGGCTGTGCGCATGCGCCATGACAA AATCGTGATCGTGCTGAAGAACCGCATCTATGTATACTCCTTCCCTGACAATCCCCGAAAGCTGTTTGAATTTGACACCCGGGACAACCCCAAGG GGCTCTGTGACCTCTGCCCCAGCCTGGAGAAACAACTGCTAGTGTTTCCAGGACACAAGTGCGGGAGCCTACAACTTGTG GACCTGGCAAGCACAAAGCCTGGCACTTCATCTGCTCCGTTTACCATCAATGCACATCAGAGCGACGTGGCCTGTGTGTCTCTGAACCAGCCAGGCACGGTAGTGGCCTCGGCCTCTCAGAAGGGCACACTTATTCGCCTTTTTGACACACAGTCCAAGGAGAAACTGGTGGAATTGCGTCGAGGCACCGACCCTGCCACCCTCTACTG CATCAACTTTAGCCATGATTCCTCCTTCCTGTGTGCATCCAGTGATAAGGGCACAGTCCATATCTTTGCTCTCAAGGATACCCGCCTCAACCGCCGTTCTGC GCTGGCTCGCGTGGGCAAGGTGGGGCCTATGATTGGGCAGTATGTGGACTCTCAGTGGAGCCTGGCGAGCTTCACCGTGCCTGCTGAGTCAGCCTGCATCTGTGCTTTTGGTCGAAATACTTCCAAGAATGTCAACTCTGTCATTG CCATCTGTGTAGATGGGACCTTCCACAAATATGTCTTCACTCCGGATGGAAACTGCAACCGAGAGGCTTTCGACGTGTACCTTGACATCTGTGATGATGATGACTTTTAA
- the WDR45 gene encoding WD repeat domain phosphoinositide-interacting protein 4 isoform X4, with the protein MTQQPLRGVTSLRFNQDQSCFCCAMETGVRIYNVEPLMEKGHLDHEQVGSMGLVEMLHRSNLLALVGGGSSPKFSEISVLIWDDAREGKDSKDKLVLEFTFTKPVLAVRMRHDKIVIVLKNRIYVYSFPDNPRKLFEFDTRDNPKGLCDLCPSLEKQLLVFPGHKCGSLQLVDLASTKPGTSSAPFTINAHQSDVACVSLNQPGTVVASASQKGTLIRLFDTQSKEKLVELRRGTDPATLYCINFSHDSSFLCASSDKGTVHIFALKDTRLNRRSALARVGKVGPMIGQYVDSQWSLASFTVPAESACICAFGRNTSKNVNSVIAICVDGTFHKYVFTPDGNCNREAFDVYLDICDDDDF; encoded by the exons ATGACTCAGCAGCCACTTCGAGGTGTGACCAGTCTGCGTTTCAACCAAGACCAAA GCTGCTTTTGCTGCGCTATGGAGACAGGTGTGCGCATCTACAACGTGGAGCCATTGATGGAGAAGGGGCATCTGG ACCATGAGCAGGTGGGCAGCATGGGCCTGGTGGAAATGCTGCACCGCTCCAACCTGCTGGCCCTGGTGGGCGGTGGTAGCAGCCCCAAGTTCTCAGAGATCTCAG tGCTGATCTGGGACGATGCCCGGGAGGGCAAGGACTCCAAGGACAAGCTGGTGCTGGAGTTCACCTTCACCAAGCCAGTGCTGGCTGTGCGCATGCGCCATGACAA AATCGTGATCGTGCTGAAGAACCGCATCTATGTATACTCCTTCCCTGACAATCCCCGAAAGCTGTTTGAATTTGACACCCGGGACAACCCCAAGG GGCTCTGTGACCTCTGCCCCAGCCTGGAGAAACAACTGCTAGTGTTTCCAGGACACAAGTGCGGGAGCCTACAACTTGTG GACCTGGCAAGCACAAAGCCTGGCACTTCATCTGCTCCGTTTACCATCAATGCACATCAGAGCGACGTGGCCTGTGTGTCTCTGAACCAGCCAGGCACGGTAGTGGCCTCGGCCTCTCAGAAGGGCACACTTATTCGCCTTTTTGACACACAGTCCAAGGAGAAACTGGTGGAATTGCGTCGAGGCACCGACCCTGCCACCCTCTACTG CATCAACTTTAGCCATGATTCCTCCTTCCTGTGTGCATCCAGTGATAAGGGCACAGTCCATATCTTTGCTCTCAAGGATACCCGCCTCAACCGCCGTTCTGC GCTGGCTCGCGTGGGCAAGGTGGGGCCTATGATTGGGCAGTATGTGGACTCTCAGTGGAGCCTGGCGAGCTTCACCGTGCCTGCTGAGTCAGCCTGCATCTGTGCTTTTGGTCGAAATACTTCCAAGAATGTCAACTCTGTCATTG CCATCTGTGTAGATGGGACCTTCCACAAATATGTCTTCACTCCGGATGGAAACTGCAACCGAGAGGCTTTCGACGTGTACCTTGACATCTGTGATGATGATGACTTTTAA